The Euzebyales bacterium nucleotide sequence GCAGATCACCAGGCCGCGTAGCAGCCACTGGCCGGGTTCGGTGTTGCGGGGGCTCCACTTGCTGTTGTCGCGGCTGACCCGTCCGGCGGCGTGGAAGGTGTCGTCGGACACGATGGCGGGCACGGCGATGGCGATCCAGTCGTCGCGCGGGCGGCGCCGTTGCACGGTGGGTCGGGTGGCGCCGGCGGGGGCGGCCACGGCCTCGGTGCGGTTGTAGTAGACGCGACCGACGTAGGCCTCGTTGCGCAGCAGCCGACCGATGGTGGAGGTGGACCACATCGGCTTGCCCGTCGGCGAGACGATGCCGTCGGCGGCCAGACCGCGCACGATCTGGCGGGTCGAGTACCCGTCGGTGACATAGTCGTCGAAGATGCGCCGCACGACGGTGGCTTCGGGTTCGTAGACCTCCAGGCGCGCCGGGCCGGCGGCGTCGCGGGCCACCCGCCGGTAGCCGTAGGGGGTGCGCCAGGAGATGACTTCCCCGAGCCGGGAGCGGTACAGCTTGCCGCGCCGGTAGCGTTCGGCGATCTTGGCG carries:
- a CDS encoding recombinase family protein; its protein translation is MRVAIYARVSTEAQEARGTIGSQLEVLRARAADAGDEVVAEFCDDGHSGARLDRPGLDGLRDAAEAGLIEGVWCLSPDRLARVYAYQVIVLDELSRYDVAVRFADAPPLDDDPQATLLTQVQGVIAEYERAKIAERYRRGKLYRSRLGEVISWRTPYGYRRVARDAAGPARLEVYEPEATVVRRIFDDYVTDGYSTRQIVRGLAADGIVSPTGKPMWSTSTIGRLLRNEAYVGRVYYNRTEAVAAPAGATRPTVQRRRPRDDWIAIAVPAIVSDDTFHAAGRVSRDNSKWSPRNTEPGQWLLRGLVIC